Part of the Meiothermus sp. CFH 77666 genome is shown below.
CGCCCGATACCTCGAGTTACCTGCTGGCGCCCTATTCCAACCGCATCCGGGAGGGGCGTTTTCGGTTTGCCGGAAAAACCTACCAGCTTCGCCCCAACTGGGTAGACGGACGCCAAACTATCCACGGCGAGGTGCATGGGCGGCCCTGGGCGGCCCAGCGTTTTGACGAACATATTTTGCAATGCAGTTTCGATTCCCGAGCCTTTCCAGACGTGAATTACCCCTTTCCTTTTACTGTAGACATCCTGTACCGGCTGCTCGAGGATGGAATCGAAGTCGTTACCGCTTTGCAAAACGTCGGCGCCGAGCCCATGCCGGCGGGCTTGGGGCATCACCCCTACTTCATGCGCTACCTGGGTCATTCATCCGAAGCGTTGCTGTCCTTCCGGGCTGCACGGGTCTACCTGACCGATGCAAGCTGCCTCCCCACCCGGCCTGCCGAAGCCATCCCTTCCCGCTTCGACTTCTCGAGGCCCAGAAAGCTGGGGGATACCTTGCTTGACCATGTGTTCACCGGATGGGAAGGGGTGCTGCACCTGGAGTGGCCGGGTTCGGGCTGGCGGATGACGCTTCAAGCCGACCCCATCTATTCGCATCTGGTGGTCTTTACCGCGCCGGACGGGAGCGTGGCCCTCGAGCCCGTCACCCACGCCACCGACGGCTTCAACCTGCTGGCCCAGGGCTGGCCGGATACCGGGGTGCGGGTGCTGGAACCGGGCGAACAGATGGAGGGAAGCATAAGACTGAGCCTTCAGCAGTGCTGATTGCCATCCATGCATTAGACTTTAGAGGTATGCACGTCTTTCGCCTGCGCGGCGACTTTCAGACCGTGGACATTTATTCGGCGGCCCTGTTCGAGCTGGGGGCTCGCGGCCTCGAGGAAAAACCCGGCGAGGTCTGGGCCTACTTCCCCGAGCGTCTCGAGCTGCCCTTTCCGGGGGAGTGGGCCGAGCTACCCGACACCGACTGGCTGGAAGCCTACAAACGCGACCTCAAGCCGGTGGTGGCCGGGCCTTTTGTGGTGCTGGCCCCGTGGCACGAGTGGAGCGGCGAGGAAAAGCGCATCCTCCTCGAGCCCGGCATGGCCTTTGGCACCGGGCACCACGAGACCACCCGCATGGCCCTGGAAACCCTGGCCCAGCGGGTGGAGCCGGGTATGCGTGTCCTCGACCTCGGCACCGGCTCGGGCATCCTGGCGATTGGGGCCGCCCTGCTGGGAGCCGAGGCGGTGGGTGTGGACATAGACCCGGCGGTAATTCCCCAGGCCATTGAAAATGCCCGCCTGAATAACGTTAATCCCACATTTCAACTGGGTAGCCTGGAGGATGCGGAAGGGCCATTTGACCTGGTAGTGGCCAACCTCTATGCTGAGCTACACGCCTATTTTGCCGGGCAGTACCGAACCCGGTTTGGTATTTGTGGAACCCTCATACTCACGGGTATTTTGCTCGAGCGGGAGCCGATTGTGCGGCAGGCGCTGGAAGCCAACACCTTTGAACTGCTCCAGCGTCGCCAGGAGGGCGAGTGGGTCTGCCTGACCTATGCGGCGGTATAGGCATGATGGAGTGCCGATTCGCATGTTGTACGCGAGTATCAACACCTGATTCCGAATGCACCTGGAACTAAGGCTCAAGTCTCTGGAGTCCCATACCCCGCACCCTATGCGCCCCCACCGTGCCTTTGTCCAGGAATTGCTGCCCGAGATCGAACTGGGGGGCCTGGAAGCCCACCACTTAGTTGATGTACTCCGGGCCAAAGCAGGCGATACCCTTACGGTTTTTGATGGCCGGGGCCTGGAGGGTCGTGCGACCGTGGTGCAGGTTACCCAGGGATGGGTGCGTTTGCGCCTGGAGGAAACCTGGACAGCTCGCAAGGAGACCCCCCAGCCCATCACGCTCTATGTGGCGCTGCTCAAAGGCGACCATCTGGCCGAGGTGGTGCGGGCCGCTACCGAACTGGGCGCAAGCCAGATTGTGCCCATCCTGACCCAGCACTGTGTGGTGCGGGAAATGGGCGAACATAAACTGCTGCGCCTGCGCCGCATCGCCCTCGAGGCTGCCAAGCAGTGTGAGCGCAGCGTCGTACCTGAAGTTACGCCCATGCGACCCCTCAAAGACATTCCTACCGTCGAGCAGGGCTTTGTAGCCCACCCCAGGGTCTCGCGGCGGTTGCGGGATGCCTACGACCCCGAAAAGCCCACGGCCCTCCTCACCGGCCCCGAGGGGGGCCTGAGCGAGGCTGAAATTGGGCTGCTCGAACAGCGCGGCTTCACCCCCGTCACATTGGGGCCCCGTATTCTGCGGGCAGAGACCGCGCCCATTGCGCTTTTGAGCCTGGTCACGGCGGGGGAAGGAATATGAACTACCTGCGTTGGCTCTTGCTGGTGGGCTGGCTACTGCTGCCAGGCTGCCGCTATACCTTCCTTCCGCTTGACCCTGGCCGGGCTACACTACCAGATCGCACCAGCCTGAGCGGAACCCTGGAAACCACCGAACGCGGAGCGGTCGCCAGGCTGACCGTCCGGCGCATCGCAGAGCCCGGCTACCTCGAGCTCCGCTGGTACAAGGGCGACCAGCTCTTCCAGGAGCGTTCCATCTGGGTCGAACAGCCCGGCACTTTCGAGGCCCGCTTCGAACGCCTGGACGATGGCTACTATCGGCTAATGGTGCTGGTGCAGAATAGCCCCGTGTTGCAGCTCGAGGTTGGCACTCCCTTGCTTCCACCGCCGCCTGCGCTGCCACCTGATTCCTGAACCTGGGGAATAGGGGTAAGGGGACAGGCGTTTGAAAGCTGCAACCCCCCACCCAGTTATCACTGAAAGCTGGCTACCCGCTTGAAGTGGGTTGGTATAGTAAGGGTTGTTTCCCTCGGCCTAGCCCAGGCCAATCCACAGGAGCACTACCGGAATCGTCAGAAAAGACAGAACCGAGGAAGCCACCACCGCCCGGGCGGCCCGGATGCCGTCCCCCCCAAACTCCCCTGCCATCAGAAAAGCATTCACCGCAATGGGCATGGCGCTTTGCAGCACCAGTACCTGAATGTCCAGGCGTTCAAGGCCCAGCGCCCACCCGGCCAGCCCAGCCAGTAGGGGGGCTGCCAGCAGCCGCAAGCTGCTGGCCTGAAGCTCAAACCGGCCCCACTCGGGTCTGGATTTGGCAATCTGGATGCCCAGCGTAAGCAGCATCACCGGAATGCAGGCTTGACCCAGAAGGTGTACCCCTTCGTCGAGCCCCAGGGGTAGCGGAATACCCAGCCCGCGCACCAGCAAGCCGCCGGCCAGGGCCCAGAACAGCGGTAGCTTGAGGGTGAACCAGAGGCTTTGCACCACCCCACCCCCCCGCAAGAAGGCGGGCCCCAGCCCAAACATCAGCACACTGCTGGCAATGAAGAACACAATGGCCCGATCCAGACCGGGCTGCCCCAGGGCAAAAAAGGTGAGGGAAAGCCCCATGTTGCCCGAGTTGGGAAAAGTGGCCGAGGCAATCAGGGTCTTGGTCGAGCCCTGGTCGAGGTGCAGCCATTTGCTAAAGCCCAGCCCCAGGAAATACAACGCGATGGAAGCCAGGAAAAACGCGGCCGTAATCCCGATCACGCTGGCCCCGGTCAGTTTGGCCCTGAGCATGGCATCGAAAATGAGCACCGGGACCAGTACGTAAATAGAGAGTTTGGAGAGCGTTTGCAGGTCAAAGTCAATACGTTTGCCGACCAGATAGCCCGTTAGAACGATAAAGGCGACGGGGACTACCGTGTTGAGCAGGGCTTCCATACCAGCGCGTAGCTTACCCGAACACACCGAATAGAACCATACCAACGGGGTTCGGGAGGCTTCCGTCTGTGATGTGCGGTCAACTATGGGGAACCCGATTCGGCTATAAAGGCAGAAGTCAAGAGGTA
Proteins encoded:
- a CDS encoding aldose 1-epimerase produces the protein MSLQILQNQRLRLTVAPELGASVVGLELFQQGFWLPVLRPTSPAALAQRSSPDTSSYLLAPYSNRIREGRFRFAGKTYQLRPNWVDGRQTIHGEVHGRPWAAQRFDEHILQCSFDSRAFPDVNYPFPFTVDILYRLLEDGIEVVTALQNVGAEPMPAGLGHHPYFMRYLGHSSEALLSFRAARVYLTDASCLPTRPAEAIPSRFDFSRPRKLGDTLLDHVFTGWEGVLHLEWPGSGWRMTLQADPIYSHLVVFTAPDGSVALEPVTHATDGFNLLAQGWPDTGVRVLEPGEQMEGSIRLSLQQC
- a CDS encoding 50S ribosomal protein L11 methyltransferase → MHVFRLRGDFQTVDIYSAALFELGARGLEEKPGEVWAYFPERLELPFPGEWAELPDTDWLEAYKRDLKPVVAGPFVVLAPWHEWSGEEKRILLEPGMAFGTGHHETTRMALETLAQRVEPGMRVLDLGTGSGILAIGAALLGAEAVGVDIDPAVIPQAIENARLNNVNPTFQLGSLEDAEGPFDLVVANLYAELHAYFAGQYRTRFGICGTLILTGILLEREPIVRQALEANTFELLQRRQEGEWVCLTYAAV
- a CDS encoding 16S rRNA (uracil(1498)-N(3))-methyltransferase, whose amino-acid sequence is MRPHRAFVQELLPEIELGGLEAHHLVDVLRAKAGDTLTVFDGRGLEGRATVVQVTQGWVRLRLEETWTARKETPQPITLYVALLKGDHLAEVVRAATELGASQIVPILTQHCVVREMGEHKLLRLRRIALEAAKQCERSVVPEVTPMRPLKDIPTVEQGFVAHPRVSRRLRDAYDPEKPTALLTGPEGGLSEAEIGLLEQRGFTPVTLGPRILRAETAPIALLSLVTAGEGI
- a CDS encoding AEC family transporter — protein: MEALLNTVVPVAFIVLTGYLVGKRIDFDLQTLSKLSIYVLVPVLIFDAMLRAKLTGASVIGITAAFFLASIALYFLGLGFSKWLHLDQGSTKTLIASATFPNSGNMGLSLTFFALGQPGLDRAIVFFIASSVLMFGLGPAFLRGGGVVQSLWFTLKLPLFWALAGGLLVRGLGIPLPLGLDEGVHLLGQACIPVMLLTLGIQIAKSRPEWGRFELQASSLRLLAAPLLAGLAGWALGLERLDIQVLVLQSAMPIAVNAFLMAGEFGGDGIRAARAVVASSVLSFLTIPVVLLWIGLG